The Arvicanthis niloticus isolate mArvNil1 chromosome 21, mArvNil1.pat.X, whole genome shotgun sequence genome includes the window CTGGCAAAAAGCAGCCTCATGACAAACAGCTTTTGCAGGCACATCCTACCTGGTAACTACATGTGTGCTGACAGCCCACTGGCAGGGGCAGGCAGGGACCTGGCTATCCACTAGAACTATTTGTATTCCATAAGGCTCTGGGTATTCAAAATAGTATTAAGACAAGCATAGAGCATTAGATTATAAGCAACTATTTATATTACTTTACCTTGTCTTGCTGTGTATTCATTGTCTTCAATTAATCTTGCTAAGCCGAAATCTGCTATTTTGCATACAAGATTTTCTCCTACAAGAATATTAGCAGCTCGGAGATCTCGGTGAATATAGTTCATTCTTTCAATATATGCCATGCCGTCAGCAATcttaagagaggaaaaaaagatgcAAAATATATGATACAAAGGGAAGAAGACACTTCTGGTTAAACTAAACGGACAGTTAAAAAACTAGGTAGTTCAAAAACAATGACAATAACAAACGCAGTCtagaacacaacaaaaacaacaacaaaccttacaacaaggaaaacaaaaaaataaataattaatcttTATATTCCTAatatggcaagaaaaaaaatcgaCATATATTTTGGAGAACAAAATTTTATGCCTAGAGTATACCCAGTCACTATGACCATAACAGTGTCCTATTTTCTTGTCAATAGTTAGAAGAAGTGCAtcgtaagacaaaacaaaaacccacataaTCTAAGGTGCTAAAGTATCAACATATTATAGCTTGCTGGTCAGATGTGGCCACAGCCCATTTTCATATGCCTcgagaagtttaaaaaaaaaaaaaaaaaaagccttgaacACTTTTTAAAGGGCTGTGCAAACTAATGAGGCCAACAGAGTTTGTATGTGGCTACAAAGCCCATGCCATTTACCtaaaactttttgtttctttgtttttttaataaaaacaggTCTGCCATTTTTCCAAGAGAAAGAGCCTAATAGCCATGAACAAAGGCCCTTGTCTATGCCTGCCTCCTCTGAAGTTACTCTACACCATCAGACGCCATGGCTGTGTGGATTCTTACTGACAGGTATGAGAGCCGCAGGGCTGCAGAAACAAGCTCTCAACTGTAGCCAACAAACAGTGGCTGCAATTCCTGCCATCTATCTGAATACAAACTTTGCAACCAAAATTCCCAAGTATAGAAGACTAATTCTTACCTGTATATTATCTGAATTCTTGTCTTAGActagaataaacaaaaaaatttcagCACACTTTCAGGTTTTAATATTTGGAAAACCTTCATTCATTttagtctgtctgtcttcctttcgTCATCCATCTTAGTTTTCttgtgtccgtctgtctgtctgtctgtctctctctctttttttaattttatttatttatttatttaggtttggtttggttttgcaagactaggtttctctgtgtagtcctgaaaACTCATTCTGTggaccatgctggccttggactcagaaactggcctgcctttatctcctgagtgctaggattaaaagtgtgcactgcCACCTCTACCCAGCCCATcttaattttgttaaatttatctgctgaaatgtaaatacagacTTTGTATTTCTGGATGAACTGTGCCAAACGCCATATGACACAAGGCAGCACCCGACTGGGAGAACTACAGCAGTCTAAAGCTGGCTCTGCTACTGAAGAGCTCATACTGAACTATCTCCTACGTTCCTTCCTCTCCTAAAGTTCTAGTATTTTATTGCACACAATTTTGACATTATGCTAAGATTCTTCTGCATTTTAAACACATGCTTTCAATTCAAattgatacatatatatgcaactACCTGAGCAGCCATATCAACCAGCTGTGGAAGCTTCAAATACTTTCCATCTCCTTCTTTAAGGAAATCTAACAAGCTCCCTGTAAGAGAtagatattttagaaaaattcgAACATTACATTAAAATGGAAGTAAATGCTCTTCAAAACCGTAAATAAATcatcaaaccacacacacactgtatgtgtgtgtgtgtgtgtgtgtgtgtgtgtgttgtgtgtattcaTTCAGCCAACTGGGAATATCCTGGGGCAGTTACAATTACATTGGGGCAGCTCATGCTGGTCTGATATATAGCTCTTAAGGGTTAGGAGATGGCACTATAGGGACAGCGAAGGATGACAAACTCAGCAAAGGTCTGGTTCTCTCTCTACTGTGAGTTAAGATTATACAACATCAGATAAACCCAAATCAAGACactttttttataaaaacaaaacaaaaaaataaacactcaTTTTCATAAGAATGGTTTCAGATTAAAAGGTTCTCACCACAACAGCAGGAGAAAACACAACACAGAATTCAAGAGCAACAAGAAAATCTGTGTGTACATGAAGCAATACAATGACAAAGCACAGAAGGCAATAAGCTTTGGTGAGTTGTAAGGGTCTACTGCTAAGCAACTAAACAGTAAAATGAGCAATTACTACATTTTAAAACCAGAAAGGACTTTTGTTATCTTATATTCTAAATCTCTCACCtgcaaataattaataaaattatagaacaGAATTCTAACATTTTCTCCCAATTTTAAAGAGTCAATAAGTGATCTATGTAGGTGGTCCGTTAGGCTTACCTCCATCTGATTTCTTATACTAGTAATGTCTtgatttaaatttcttaaatgtcTTTCTTGTCCTTTTATCCCTTCCTGTTCTACTTTATTTAATGTACTCATTCAAATGCCACAGGTGGCAGTTGTTTGCAGTCTAACACCTTCCAAAAAAGACATGTACTTTGGGACTTTAGGAATATGTTGGTTATCAATTAATAGGCAATTGTTTTTAGTCTGTTCAGAGggattttttcccctctgttgCAAATTTGTAGTGGGCAGATGCCCCCACCACCACTAGAGGGAACTATATCATCAGCTAAGGTGGACTACTAGAGAAGATGACAAAATAATAACTTAACTAGTTTgattcaaaaaagcaaaaaagtaaaatttaaaaatagatccaATTCAAATCGGGCAGATTCAGGTTAATCAGCATCACTTCATCACTTGCTGGCTCCCATTCTAAAGCATCAATGGCCTAGAAATATTATCAGCCTTGCCTGGCTTTGCCCCCGGCTCTAACTAGCTATTATGTAAGAGCCCACCTGTGCCTGGGTTGGGGAAGgataaaaaatttcaaatgacAGCAGGGAAAAACAGTTTCTAGAAATCCTGTAAGAACTGTATTTATATAAAACGAGGCAAAACCGATTCCCTCTGATGTCTTTGCCTTAGTGCTATCGATACACGATTATCACTTGAGTTCAACTTTTCTACCACCCAATCTTTTCCTGTAGTTAAATCTACTTTCAAAAACCTCAGGCTGCCTCATTTCCCACTAAAGTCTCATAAGGTCCTGTGGGATAACTAGGAATAAACACCATTCCATTAAAAAGGTATCACATTTCCTCTTTTCAAAAGTCTAAAGAAAAACCATGTTAGAAGAAAGTACGCCATGACAAAAATCTGTATGTATAATGATAGAGGGAATAAAAATGGAGGCTGGAGGGCTCAGAGGgaaaaggtgcctgctgccaagactAGTAACCTGACTTTGATCTCAAGACTAAATGCAAACTGTCTTTTGACTTCCACACGTGTCACAGCACACATGCaactgtgcacacatacatgcaaaatatacaaacaaatgtaattttaaaaaagaaaagtaatcaaGCTCTTTGAACTATGAATCCTGTGAGCTACAGTAGCAATCTGTCTGCCAGGTAACTCATTGGTACAGATTGGACATGAGTATTATGGAAGCAACCAATCATCTTTTGGTTGGACTTAAAAGGCCCATTTCAAAAGACAGGAACCCATACAACAGTGTTAATGAGGCCAAGAACCTCTGAGATCATGGGCCCTAGGGAATATCTATAATTATTCTGTTAAATGAACAAAGCAATAAAAGGACTTCTGACAACATACTGCTATACCCATAGCCAAATGCATTACTGAACCACCATCAGAGAGAGTTCTTGCAGAAGATGGTGATTAGCACAAAGAAGCACAACTGGACAACAGGCAGGGTAAGAGATTTTGAACACTGAGCTCTAAATGAATGAGGGTTACACACCCTAAGTGGATCATACctctcccctcaaggctcagagatctatgcaaaagccagaggtggtggattgACTCCATGATAACAGCATTTTTCCAGACACAGCAAGTCTGATACACATAGGAACTCCCTAAGACTGTGAGAGCATGCACAATACCTGCACCTTTCACACCGACAAAATCCTAGCACAGAGAAGGCAAAGCACAGGGTTCAACTGCTAACCAAGAGCCTATCTGCAACTGACAACtgctgagaaagggaaaaaaaaaaatcagtttttcaaATGGAAAAACTGGGTATATCAAAAACACTCCAGGGAAGGTTGCATGCTCAGGAacagttggccaacacaaaacaaactccatgtttttgtttttaattttgtgttgggtttttctctcactttttgtctgtctgtctttctcaggCAAAGAATATAaaggttggttggtgggttgaaTGGGGATCTGAGAAAGAATATGATATGACTAAGAtatattgtatgttttctttaatcTAAGTAAGAATAAAATTAAGGTGTTTCATTCTAACACAATCCTTTAAAAGACAATACATACGCACATACCTTTTGACATAAACTCAGTGACAATATAAATTGGCTCTTCAGAAACAACTGCATAGAGTGGAACAAGTTTATCGTGTCTTAATTTTTTCATTATCTGAGCTTCCTGAAGGAATGCTTCTGGCATCATCGTGCCTGGctttagtgtttttattgctacttttgtAGTTCCATTCCATGTTCCTaggaaaacaatttattttactCTTTCAATCTGTATTTCAAGGAATTTTAGACCAAAATTCAATCAACAATAAAAGTTAcactatataataaaatatatattgtacatattttGCTATTTCAATTTATGGTTCTATAAcaaaatgaagtaacaacaaagcTCAGGCTTCTTACCCATCCACACTTCACCAAAGCATCCTTGACCTAGTTTAACCTCTAGTCGCAAGGATTCTCGAGGGATTTCCCAAGCATCTTTTGCTAGACCTTGAGTCTGGGGCTTCACAGTTGGACACACAGTTGTTAACTTGTGGCATAATCCATCAGCATGTTCTAGACAGATGAACAGGGTACACTGTAAATGAATTACTTTCTAaggcaaataaaatattattgtgtgtatcatatgattatttatttatttatttatttgatctttgagatagaactcactatatagccttggctggcctggattgaactcagagattcacctgtttctaggattaaaggtatatgccaccatacctgacttattatttggttttataaAAAAGCTCACCATTAAATTAAAATCAGTCTCCTATCAGTTTTATTCTAAAAAGATATACAACATGGGAAGCTTTCAATAAGAAGGAAGATGGAGTATATACAAATGAAACActttagaaatacattttatgctaatatttattgagtatgTATGCTTGTTATAATGTCAGTCAGCACTATATAAATCTTTCATGTAAATTGAGATTGGAAAAGCTAGAGAACTGTCCCAAGGTTCCAGCTAGTAAACGAGAACATTCAAGTCTGTCTGCCTCCAAAACTTCACTCTGCTTTTTGGCAGGTAGATAGGGTATCTGAGAGTTGAATTCagattcttcctgcctcagctttctaagtgctgggattacaggcctgtaccacaGCTTAAAGCTCTGGTTTTGACCACTAAGATTCATGTACTCCCCCAGGGAGATACATTATTAGTTGTTACTTCTAATAACGACTAATTTGTAAAACTCTGAAAATCAAGGAAGAAGTTGATATAAGagattgaattttaaataaaggaGACCTGAAGGGAGCCATTCCAGATTCATAATGGCTTGGTTTGTCTATCCTGCTTATATAAAACCTCTCATTGTAAatgagacacacttcctcccattCTCATCAAGTAACCACTTAAATCCATTATAACAAAGGCAATTACAAGTAATGCCAGCTTAGTAACACATTCAATCAATGTCAAATGTGTTGACTAACTTGATAGTTTGTTTGCTGCCAGCTGTCACAGACCTCTCCTCTTGTAGTACTAATTATTTAAAGACTTTCAGATATCTAATTGACAATGAAAACTTTTAAGACACAAGACTCCAAGACAGAATACTTTTCAAAAGTCCTTAAAAGACAAGGATGTCTACAGTTTAAGTTCATCTTGGGTAAGAAACAGCATCTTCAAATTGGATGTGGTAGGGTTTATGTTTTAGAAGGTCTTAACAGATTCAGCTTCTacagaaggaaatcaaagaagGCATCTGAGGGCTTTTGACTCTATtccttgtcttttcctttttgcagtgctggggagggAACTTCCACACACAGAATTAGGTACTTTACCACTGAGGTCCAGGTCTGAGAAAGCTTTTTTATACTACAAGTGTAATTTTAGCTacttaataagtaaataagtctttgctgtcacatttttaaatttattgtcaCAATCTATTTTAGCATTTACATATTATGATCTAGAACTCCAATCACATGTAAATACTATGTCAGTAAGACATAATGATTCAAATAATAGTCTGATTTGAGCATGCTATCCAACAACCCAATTCAGTTTCCAGGTATcatcattctttatttttctgagtcagggtcctGCTATAGTGCCTGGGCAACATGCAAGTCTTGTTCTTCATTTTGAAACTAAAGCACActgccagcaggatggctcagctggtactTGTGGTCAATCCTGACAACTTAAGTTTCATCCACAGGACCGACACAgtacaaggagagaacagactcacTCAGTTGTCacctgaccttcacacatgtaccacagcatgtgtgtgtatacatacaatcACATGAATATACaactaaataattttcaaaaacaaaacaaaaatccacccCAGAACACCAACATTTATTGGGCATTTACTGTGTGTAGATATAAATGAGATTAAAGCTTGATAGATAGACTTGTCTTCACAAACTAGAGCATGAGGGATTGGCTCCTGCCTCTCACGTGCTCGCTTACCTGTATAGTGCTTTACCAGCTTCTGCAGAGTGTCAAACTGAGCTCTCGTCGTGATGTAGTATCCACCATTGTCAAGTTTTCTGATTTTGTAATGCTTCACATTGTCACCCCTTACCTCATCCCAATCACGAATTGAGAGGGAATAAGCacctggggagagagggggatgaACACGTTCATTCCAGTGTCCTCCGGCTATGGTTAAGGTATTCTATGCACATATTAATAGAGTAGTCATACCTTTAGTAGTTTCACTTTCTCTTACTAAGAATATACCTCGCTGATTCCCAGGATTCAGAAGTAATCTTTCGGCATCTTTTCTCCCCATTTTGCCAAAATACcatctaaaaaaattaatgatattttgATGTGGAAAGGTATGAGGGTCAGaaaaattacatacatgtatCAATAAGAATGGTGTATGATAGCTGGGCAGTGGGGGTGCACaacttaattccagcacttgggaggcagagacaggtggatctctgagttcaaggccagcctggtatacagagagagttctaggatagccagggctacacaaaaaaaaaaacctgtcttgaaaaaacaaacaaacaaacaaacaaacaaacaaaaccaaaaaccaaccagaCAAAAAAAGAATGGAGTATAACAGAAAAGATGACAGGGAATAGCTGtaacttaaatataaatataacaataaatataacaataattaaaatattaatattaaatcaaatataaaaatatattaattatggaAATATCCTCTGATAGTTTTTTCCACGTACCATTTACTCAACATGTCTCTTAAATTCTCATTACCAGCCAGAAAAACAgtgaaataggaaaggaaaagacagaaagtacaGACAGAAAATCTGTCAGTGACAGGGAAATAATTCTTTGGAAATAATGTGATCACCTGTATTCAACAAGATGCAAGTATATAATATCAAAATTATAGGTAACTCCAAATTTGTGTCAGTTTGATTTAATAAAGTTTAGTGACAAAATGACAGTCACTGCTGTGGGACAGTTCACAGAATactgaagaagacaaagaagcaaacaaagactAACAAAAGTAATAGTAGCAAAAGAGCACTCTTATGATTTGTATCCGtaaaaagaaacaacacaacTGTATACTCTGTGCAAGGAACTGAAAAGAGAGTCTGTGGAGTACaaaaaagtgaatttttaaaatgagcaaaaaaataaagagattcaATATGATGTGGAATGATTAACGCAGATTTACTTACTGTGTGTCTCTGAGCAGAtacaatattaattattaatcctCAAATAGCATTTATTAATATGATACATTAGCTGTTTAAGACTTGCATATAACTGTGTGTAAAGTTGTGGTTACATAGAATGtgcattaaaacattttaaaagtcaaaataattaataaaatatgaagtaGTAACATACTCTTCTGCTTGAATAGAATCCGCAGGCGCTACATAATTGCTAGGGATGTAACCATTTTTTCCGGTAGCGATTGATCGTGCTTCCCACCAGTCTCCTtccctgaaacacacacatacacacacaaaacaacaatcaCCATAACGTAGACTCTTATCCAAGCAAAGAACAGAAACCACTTCCATtttgtttctggatttttttaTGGATTAATCAGACTAAGAGTTGAACTCAAatgaacaatatttttaaaagccagttaCACGAATTAAGGGAATTAAGTCCACACAAAGCACAACTGTTCTAAACcaacaatagtaacaacaacaacaacaacaaaaccccctaaATACTGTACCTTGAATTCTTCTTATCTTTTTTATGTTCTTTCAACTAAAGCTAGTAAAACTACtttgaataaatacatttattaaattttaagtaaattttaacagtttttatttgcatgtcATATATACCTCCCCTATTTAAAGAATAACATTTAGGGGTTTTAATATATTCAGAGTTGTACagtcatcaaaataatttattttagaatatttcacGATCTTAAAAACtctgggctggcaagatagctgAGCAGGAGAATTCACTTGCCATGCAAGCTAATGACCTAAATCTAATCCCCAGAGACAGTAAAGGAGGAAGtacagcaagttgtcctctggtctccacatatgtGCCCATATACAcactagtaaataaataaagttgaaaaAAGCTACCCTATGCCAACAAGTTACtcacagcaccccccccccatattttCTTTAAGTAGCCTTTATAAATATGCTTATCATGGAAGATGGGGCCACTTATGAAGTTTTTTGTCACtgtctttttaaagtattattaagGTTCATCCATATTTTAGCCTATgtcatgttttctttgttgttgctaCCAAATGTTTCCTTCTTAATAGCATATAAAAGTGTAACTTTTTAAGTCACATTAGGAATAAAATCAAAGATCTTagcatttttaaagcaaaaaactTAACCGTGAATAACAATCCAAAGTTGAAATTTCAAAAGCTAGAGaatggtttagtgggtaaagggCCCAGCAGGCCTACATGGGGTAAACTAAAAAGCGACTTTCAAAAAGCTGTCTTCTGGCCGCCACATACACGCCATGGCACACGCACATGCCCACGCACACGCCATCAGTGCGTTTGTTTTCTCtcataataagtaaaaatatctgtctgcctctttctACCACAATAAGTaaaacaattatttctttttaaaggatgaTTTTCTAGTGGTGGTGACATAAGCCCATGACCCATCCAGCAcccaagagacagaagcaggagagcAGTGAGGTTAAAGTTAGATTGGACCACATAGCAAGACACGgattcaaataaaacaaacatggaTGCTTCTAAAATGTTATCAAAAAACTACTATCAGTTTAATATTATGATTCAAAACATAAGAACTATATATTGTTTATAATATACTGACCTTGGCTTTTCCAAAATTTCTAAAAAAGTATCTCTAATAAGATGATATATATGTGATTTACTACTTACATGCACTGTCCAAACTAAAATTTTTATAACTGTTCTTagtgaatttattttctttttaaaaagtgaattaagAAAGCTTttagtgccgggcagtggtggcacatgccttcaatcccagaacttgggaggcagaggcaggcggatttctgagttcgaggccagcctggtctacagagtgagttccaggatagccagggctacacagagaaaccctgtctcaaaaaaaaaaaaaaaaaaaaaaaaaaaaaaaaaaaaaaaaaagaaaaaagaatgctttTAGTAATTAAACTATTTGCAAACAGATACTTTGATTACTAGTACCCTAGAATACATTAAATCCTTTCATATACATAAACAGAAAACTTTATTACAAAGTCTTACTCCGTAGCTCTTGCTGGCTTAGAATCTGTGGCAATCCTGTCTTAGACTGAAATTTTGTATTTGACCCTTGTTAGCATTCTCTGAATTACCCACTGACTGTTACTAAATGCTAGACAAACTGCAGTTCTTAAGGTCAAGAACTGACTTGGAACATGGCTGGGAATTTTGATGGTATTAACACTGAGACACTTTGGAGTTGGTGAATCTTTGTTATGTTCATAATCAGGATTTTACCAGTATCTCTAGCATGTACCCAGATGACAGCGACCACACTCCCACCCTGAACTGTGACAACCAAAACCATCTCTAGACACTGCTGAATACCTTCTGTGTCATTCTGCCTCAAGCTGGGAACCACTGGTCTAAAAGAATGACAAGTAAGCTAAAAATTGTAATTTACAATGTGATGACAGCCATGACTGAGGTTTGTAGAGTATCATGTAAACCACCTAAGAGAAACACTGCATACAGTAGGGTGTGGGAACTGAGCTAGGCAGGAGAGGAAAAAAGCAAGAAGAGGAACCATGGAAAAGAGCAGAGGAGTATCTTTTAAAGGATGGGGAGGGCTAACTCAAAAGGGGAAAGAAACAAGGGCTCAAGAATGGCATAGTGACAGGGCATTAGCTCTGGATTCTATCCCATTGCAAGCAAGCAACCCTTCCACCctaccagaaagaaaagaagaagaagaacaagaagaggaagaagacgaggaagaagagggggagggggagggggaggggggaaggggagggggaggggggagggggagggggagggggagggggagaagaaggagaaggagaaggaggagaaggagaaggaggagaaggagaagaaggagaagaaggagaaggaggagaagaagaaggagaaggagaagaaagtcaAAGTCATTCCAGAAAAAGAATTAGTATATGTAAGGGTATGAAGAGAGCAGAAAATACTGCAAATTGCAAATACTTCATTATGGCTGGATGGCAGaatgagaaaggacagaaatACAGGGCAAATGCTGTTGCTCTTTTTAAATCTTCATGGCCATAGTTAGCTATTGAAGGCTCTTAAGGCAAAGAGACACAATCACAGTTCATGTTTATATTCTAGAACAGTAAGTGATAAcagatggtaaaaaaaaaaaaagagggaaagatgACTAGAAGCAAAGAGACCATAAGTATATACTTTGAGAAGTTACACAGTGGCTGTTATGCTTGCTAATGAAATTACAAAATCTGATGCATAACAAGCATCAAATTTTCTATGGCAGAACCATAAATGA containing:
- the Yes1 gene encoding tyrosine-protein kinase Yes, whose product is MGCIKSKENKSPAIKYTPENPTEPVSTSASHYGVEHSTAAPTSSTKGASVNFNSLSMTPFGGSSGVTPFGGASSSFSVVPSSYPTGLTGGVTVFVALYDYEARTTEDLSFKKGERFQIINNTEGDWWEARSIATGKNGYIPSNYVAPADSIQAEEWYFGKMGRKDAERLLLNPGNQRGIFLVRESETTKGAYSLSIRDWDEVRGDNVKHYKIRKLDNGGYYITTRAQFDTLQKLVKHYTEHADGLCHKLTTVCPTVKPQTQGLAKDAWEIPRESLRLEVKLGQGCFGEVWMGTWNGTTKVAIKTLKPGTMMPEAFLQEAQIMKKLRHDKLVPLYAVVSEEPIYIVTEFMSKGSLLDFLKEGDGKYLKLPQLVDMAAQIADGMAYIERMNYIHRDLRAANILVGENLVCKIADFGLARLIEDNEYTARQGAKFPIKWTAPEAALYGRFTIKSDVWSFGILQTELVTKGRVPYPGMVNREVLEQVERGYRMPCPQGCPESLHELMNLCWKKDPDERPTFEYIQSFLEDYFTATEPQYQPGENL